One window of Phycisphaerae bacterium genomic DNA carries:
- a CDS encoding glycosyltransferase family 39 protein produces the protein MADTRFTLDQHGAAAKNHDSSHNPEMNDAPHVVRSRRMFLAAIAVAAILRTALVGFPICIDRNGVQLVEFAKRMADDPIAAMKLTTRQPAYSWLLLKTHQLIGPLAGGDTPEAWQRCGEFIAMLGGLAVCIAIWAVTRRLFDDRIAAFAAVLAACWPQGVTLSAGVLSDMPHLAVFLGAMLLIIDGCSRRSIGRLAAGGAMAGIAYLFKQEAISLLAGGLIAWWMSSRSEPIARRLGGAAAFAVVFAMAVSPHSIATGALIPNKNPMDILRLVATPQSDANNPILAYAVPWWQTPGRFLEDWLRSGRYVIPLLFLAGAFLKQSATAQREGRTLVVATIATYIVLIQARSILYGEISERYAAIPGVLAIPWAAAGWCALADRLNVRNPRWVTALGALLLLPLVAYSLRPVAAPKSGFREAGARLRAAAAADDRVLAHEHLEQIMFYAGRTYPDTTWIKCRRSDASDRIRRYIRGKRPAWYVDAESTHRGALDETRHFAWLRQASDLFEPLTEAGPEGNRVFVYRIRTANAAR, from the coding sequence ATGGCTGATACACGTTTCACGCTCGATCAGCATGGCGCTGCTGCGAAGAACCACGATTCGTCACATAATCCGGAAATGAACGATGCTCCCCACGTCGTCCGTTCTCGCCGCATGTTCCTCGCGGCGATCGCCGTCGCCGCAATACTCCGAACTGCCCTGGTCGGGTTTCCAATCTGCATCGATCGAAACGGCGTCCAACTTGTTGAATTCGCAAAGCGAATGGCAGACGACCCGATCGCCGCCATGAAACTGACAACACGCCAGCCTGCATATTCCTGGCTGCTGCTCAAAACACATCAACTGATCGGCCCGCTCGCGGGGGGCGACACGCCGGAAGCGTGGCAACGCTGCGGCGAGTTCATCGCAATGCTCGGAGGACTGGCGGTCTGCATCGCGATCTGGGCTGTCACGCGCCGATTGTTCGACGATCGCATCGCGGCCTTCGCGGCCGTGCTGGCGGCATGCTGGCCGCAGGGCGTCACGCTGTCCGCGGGGGTCTTGTCGGACATGCCGCATCTCGCGGTATTTCTGGGAGCAATGCTCCTGATCATCGACGGCTGTTCGCGCCGAAGCATCGGAAGACTGGCGGCCGGCGGCGCAATGGCGGGAATCGCATATCTCTTCAAACAGGAGGCGATCTCGCTGCTCGCCGGCGGATTGATCGCCTGGTGGATGTCGAGCCGCTCTGAACCGATCGCACGGCGACTCGGCGGCGCAGCGGCATTCGCCGTCGTATTCGCAATGGCCGTTTCGCCGCATTCAATCGCGACAGGCGCACTGATCCCGAATAAGAATCCAATGGACATTCTGCGACTCGTCGCAACACCGCAAAGCGACGCAAACAACCCGATCCTCGCGTACGCCGTGCCGTGGTGGCAGACACCGGGCCGGTTTCTCGAAGACTGGCTGCGAAGCGGCCGATATGTGATACCGCTGCTCTTTCTGGCCGGCGCATTCCTCAAGCAGTCCGCGACCGCCCAACGCGAGGGGCGCACGCTCGTCGTCGCGACGATCGCGACATACATCGTGCTGATTCAGGCTCGCTCAATCCTCTACGGCGAAATCAGCGAACGCTACGCGGCGATTCCCGGAGTCCTCGCAATTCCCTGGGCCGCGGCCGGATGGTGCGCGCTGGCCGATCGACTCAACGTCCGAAACCCCCGATGGGTGACCGCGCTCGGAGCACTCCTCCTGCTTCCATTGGTCGCATACAGCCTGCGCCCCGTCGCTGCGCCAAAATCCGGATTTCGCGAAGCCGGCGCCCGCCTTCGCGCCGCCGCAGCAGCCGATGATCGCGTCCTCGCGCACGAGCATCTTGAGCAGATCATGTTCTATGCCGGGCGGACCTATCCCGATACCACGTGGATCAAGTGCCGTCGCAGTGACGCATCAGATCGGATCAGACGCTACATCCGCGGAAAGCGACCGGCATGGTACGTGGACGCCGAATCCACCCATCGCGGAGCGCTGGACGAAACACGACATTTCGCCTGGCTGCGGCAGGCGAGCGACCTGTTCGAGCCGCTGACCGAGGCCGGCCCCGAAGGCAATCGCGTCTTCGTATACCGAATCAGAACGGCCAATGCAGCGCGATAA
- a CDS encoding YggS family pyridoxal phosphate-dependent enzyme, producing the protein MIAKTNAIRKKLAENLKRVKDRIEAACARAHRDPATVRLIAVTKYVELDVIRNALDLGILDLGESRAQHLNQRAGMIHEFIERKSVLSGRREPPGPRPRWHMIGHLQRNKTKLVIPWVELIHSVDSLRLAEDLHDQAKKLGRTIDFLLQVNTSGEKSKFGVAVGAVPHLMEHFAEWPNVRLCGLMTMAPADALPGELRLYFDRLRDVFEDLRGEKHLGPHFREMSMGMSTDFETAIEAGATMVRIGSALFDGMMSPTSHDEDTDDN; encoded by the coding sequence GTGATCGCAAAAACCAACGCCATCAGGAAAAAGCTGGCTGAAAACCTCAAGCGTGTGAAAGACCGCATCGAAGCCGCCTGCGCGCGTGCCCATCGAGACCCCGCCACCGTCAGGCTGATCGCCGTAACCAAATACGTCGAACTCGACGTCATCCGCAATGCACTCGATCTGGGAATCCTCGATCTCGGCGAAAGCCGAGCCCAACACCTCAACCAGCGCGCGGGCATGATCCACGAATTCATCGAACGAAAAAGCGTCCTCTCCGGACGCCGCGAACCGCCCGGACCGCGCCCGCGCTGGCACATGATCGGCCACCTTCAGCGAAACAAGACCAAACTGGTCATTCCCTGGGTCGAACTGATCCACAGCGTGGACAGCCTGCGCCTGGCCGAAGACCTGCACGATCAGGCCAAAAAACTGGGGCGCACGATCGACTTCCTCCTCCAGGTCAACACAAGCGGCGAAAAAAGCAAATTCGGCGTCGCCGTCGGAGCCGTGCCACACCTTATGGAGCACTTCGCCGAATGGCCAAACGTTCGATTGTGCGGGCTCATGACCATGGCGCCGGCGGACGCCTTGCCCGGCGAATTGCGTTTGTATTTTGATCGCCTGCGTGATGTGTTCGAGGACCTGCGCGGCGAAAAACATCTCGGCCCGCATTTTCGCGAAATGTCGATGGGAATGTCCACAGACTTCGAAACAGCCATCGAAGCCGGCGCAACCATGGTGCGCATCGGCAGCGCACTCTTCGATGGCATGATGTCACCCACAAGTCACGACGAAGACACGGATGACAACTGA
- a CDS encoding ABC transporter permease: MGIFTLIAEALISLGKNKVRTALSMLGIVIGVGAVIVLVAMAQATKTRVEGEIARLGDDWMFIGYWGIPSSGVRRGDQERKPFQTKMEADEIMRQCSAVRAATPSNRISLPVKSSYGNYLAAVYGAYPNFHDIRRWDVVAGRKLDQADEDSLNPVCCLGQSAARELFGSINPVGEYITIKNSRFHVVGLLSFKGQQDGRDLDDIIFVPFMVAQRKIAGSERSGTMLAAAQHGVDPKIAEGQIRALLRQLHGLREGEPDDFRIFAQSENAETKAAASAEFQWLLRMIASVSLVVGGIGIMNIMLVSVTERTREIGLRMAIGANGFDVLLQFLIEATMLCAIGGLVGMLCGWLFTYFMTQQGYETEISPFVAGIALGCAFLTGIVSGFYPAFRASRLDPIEALRFE, translated from the coding sequence ATGGGAATATTCACTCTTATCGCCGAAGCGCTGATCAGCCTGGGGAAGAACAAAGTTCGCACGGCCCTTTCGATGCTGGGCATAGTGATCGGTGTGGGGGCGGTCATTGTGCTCGTGGCGATGGCCCAGGCGACAAAGACCCGCGTGGAAGGTGAGATCGCGCGTCTTGGCGACGACTGGATGTTCATAGGGTACTGGGGCATACCGAGCAGTGGGGTTCGTCGCGGCGATCAGGAGCGGAAGCCGTTTCAGACGAAGATGGAAGCGGACGAGATCATGCGACAGTGCTCGGCCGTGCGGGCCGCCACGCCGAGCAATCGTATTTCCCTTCCGGTGAAATCGAGCTATGGCAACTATCTTGCGGCGGTGTATGGCGCTTATCCGAATTTTCATGACATTCGCCGGTGGGACGTTGTCGCCGGGCGGAAGCTCGATCAGGCGGACGAAGACAGTCTGAATCCGGTCTGCTGTCTGGGACAGAGTGCTGCGCGTGAGTTGTTTGGTTCAATCAACCCGGTAGGCGAATACATTACGATCAAGAATTCGCGATTTCATGTTGTCGGTCTGCTTTCGTTCAAGGGTCAGCAGGATGGGCGCGATCTTGACGACATCATTTTTGTGCCGTTCATGGTGGCCCAGCGGAAGATCGCGGGGAGCGAACGCTCGGGCACGATGCTGGCGGCGGCTCAGCATGGCGTTGATCCGAAGATCGCGGAGGGCCAGATTCGTGCGTTGCTTCGGCAGCTTCACGGGCTGCGTGAGGGCGAGCCGGATGATTTCCGGATTTTCGCGCAGAGCGAGAACGCCGAAACGAAGGCTGCGGCGAGCGCGGAGTTTCAATGGCTTCTGCGGATGATTGCGAGTGTGTCGCTGGTCGTGGGCGGCATCGGCATCATGAATATCATGCTGGTGAGTGTTACGGAGCGAACGCGGGAGATCGGGCTGCGCATGGCTATCGGAGCGAATGGTTTTGATGTGCTGCTTCAGTTTTTGATAGAGGCCACGATGCTATGTGCCATCGGTGGGCTGGTGGGCATGCTGTGCGGCTGGCTTTTTACGTATTTCATGACGCAGCAGGGCTACGAAACGGAGATTTCTCCGTTTGTCGCGGGAATTGCCCTTGGCTGCGCATTTCTGACGGGAATTGTGTCCGGATTCTACCCGGCATTTCGAGCCAGCCGCCTTGATCCGATCGAGGCGTTGCGATTTGAGTGA
- a CDS encoding multicopper oxidase domain-containing protein, producing MNRLKLRRDVALASSSFVSILGQALAVAVAVRLKSVSRGLGRAFLSSLVVVLLCFTRTTVADTVTINPYKDNTLYDHPNGDVSNGQGDYLFSGRTANQGEFYDRRRAVLAFNLVGAVPAGSTINSVSLTLRMSRTTDGAIRRMSIYKLLQDWGEGTSNAFSNEGSGTTSTIGDATWIHRFYDLDQWTTPGGTFNNVGQSTSSNVAGVGDYTWSSAPMAADVQQWLNDPATNFGWILVGDESTTRTARRFNSRHHGTTATRPRLLINFTPPSSGACCLPIGVCATLTPAQCSAQSGTYQGDNTPCSPGLCPTFGACCLNNGNCSTLSSVDCAAASGTYNGDGSLCAQTVCPVILEPFVDALPIPAVATPTSGTQGGEAYYEISITQQYQTLHRDLPPTKTWGYNGTYPGPTVLATRNQPVTVRWINNLRDEQNNYLTEHALPVDHCPHGAHMNSSPPRVVVHLHGGHVSAMDDGYPEFAFPPGGDATYLYPNEQLPATLWYHDHALGITRLNVTMGLAGFYLISDAEEAALGLPAGAYDIGMAIQDRTFNPDGSFQYPAMWMEHFFGDTILVNGKVWPYFNVKRGKYRFRLLNGSSSRTYTLALSNGATFQQIASDGGLFPAPVSLTSMTFSPGERVEIVIDFEPYSAGTEIILTNSAPAPYPGGVGVGVVPNVMKFVVGSETGHTAAIPEALRPLEPLPPAEAAAQREFVLRALSEPCTGTAWYINGLLWDDITEFPMLGTSEIWSFINRSGTVHPMHMHLTMFQVLDRQAFQIVGDDVVPVGVPAPPPANEVGWKDTVRVNPFEITRVIAKFEDYTGLFPYHCHILEHEDHEMMRQFMAVCRKGDTNQDTRVDGDDIRLFVNTLLTGGTPGTAAFCATDMDDDGQLEQSEDIALFVDCLIGGPCP from the coding sequence ATGAATCGATTGAAATTGCGACGCGATGTCGCGCTTGCGTCGTCGTCGTTTGTGTCAATTTTGGGACAGGCTTTGGCGGTTGCGGTCGCAGTGCGCTTGAAGTCTGTGTCCCGGGGTCTGGGGAGGGCTTTCTTATCGAGCCTTGTTGTGGTGCTGTTGTGTTTTACGCGCACGACGGTCGCTGACACGGTCACGATCAATCCGTACAAGGATAACACGCTTTACGATCATCCGAACGGCGATGTCAGTAATGGGCAGGGGGATTATCTTTTCAGTGGCCGGACAGCCAACCAGGGTGAGTTTTATGACCGTCGCCGCGCGGTGCTGGCGTTTAATCTTGTCGGCGCCGTGCCGGCGGGTTCGACGATCAACAGTGTTTCACTGACGCTGAGGATGTCGCGGACGACGGACGGCGCGATCCGCCGGATGTCGATTTACAAGCTCTTGCAGGATTGGGGTGAGGGCACGTCCAACGCCTTCAGCAACGAGGGTTCCGGAACGACATCGACGATTGGGGACGCTACGTGGATTCATCGTTTCTACGACCTCGATCAATGGACGACGCCCGGCGGGACGTTCAACAACGTTGGTCAGAGCACGTCTTCCAATGTCGCGGGGGTTGGCGATTACACATGGTCCTCCGCGCCGATGGCCGCCGACGTACAGCAGTGGCTTAACGATCCGGCCACGAATTTCGGATGGATACTTGTCGGCGACGAATCGACCACGCGAACTGCACGTCGTTTCAATTCCCGGCATCATGGCACGACGGCCACGCGGCCGCGGCTGCTCATCAACTTTACGCCGCCGTCGAGCGGTGCGTGCTGTCTTCCGATCGGTGTTTGTGCAACGCTGACGCCGGCCCAGTGCAGCGCGCAGAGCGGCACTTATCAAGGTGACAACACGCCCTGCTCTCCCGGTCTGTGCCCCACGTTCGGGGCCTGTTGTCTGAACAATGGCAATTGTTCGACGCTCAGTTCGGTGGATTGCGCGGCGGCTTCGGGCACTTACAACGGCGACGGTTCGCTTTGCGCACAGACGGTTTGTCCGGTCATCCTTGAGCCATTTGTGGATGCGCTACCGATTCCGGCGGTTGCGACTCCGACGAGTGGCACGCAGGGCGGCGAGGCGTATTACGAGATTTCGATAACTCAGCAGTATCAGACCCTGCATCGCGATCTGCCTCCCACGAAGACCTGGGGCTACAACGGCACGTATCCCGGTCCGACCGTTCTCGCGACGCGGAATCAGCCCGTGACGGTTCGCTGGATCAACAATCTTCGTGATGAGCAGAACAACTATCTGACCGAGCACGCGCTTCCGGTGGATCACTGTCCACATGGCGCGCACATGAATTCATCGCCGCCGCGCGTGGTGGTGCATCTTCATGGCGGGCACGTCTCCGCAATGGATGACGGATACCCGGAATTCGCTTTTCCGCCCGGCGGCGACGCGACATACCTCTATCCCAATGAACAGCTTCCCGCGACTTTGTGGTATCACGATCACGCACTCGGCATCACGCGGCTGAATGTCACGATGGGTCTTGCGGGCTTCTATCTTATCAGCGATGCCGAAGAAGCGGCACTGGGTCTGCCTGCCGGCGCGTACGATATCGGCATGGCGATTCAGGACCGCACCTTCAATCCTGACGGCAGTTTCCAGTATCCGGCGATGTGGATGGAGCACTTTTTCGGCGACACGATTCTCGTGAACGGGAAGGTCTGGCCGTATTTCAATGTGAAGCGCGGCAAGTATCGATTCCGCTTATTGAACGGTTCGTCCTCGCGAACGTACACGCTCGCATTGTCGAACGGGGCGACGTTTCAGCAGATTGCCTCTGACGGGGGTTTATTTCCCGCGCCGGTATCGCTGACGAGCATGACGTTCTCTCCGGGCGAGCGGGTGGAGATTGTGATCGACTTCGAGCCTTATTCCGCGGGCACTGAGATCATTCTGACGAACAGCGCGCCGGCGCCTTATCCTGGTGGCGTGGGCGTGGGCGTCGTGCCGAATGTGATGAAATTCGTGGTTGGCTCGGAGACGGGGCACACCGCGGCGATTCCGGAGGCTTTGCGCCCGCTCGAGCCGTTGCCGCCGGCGGAGGCGGCCGCGCAGCGCGAGTTCGTGCTTCGCGCCTTGAGTGAACCGTGTACCGGGACGGCGTGGTACATCAACGGTCTGCTCTGGGATGACATCACTGAATTTCCCATGCTGGGGACGTCGGAAATCTGGAGCTTCATCAATCGATCGGGGACGGTTCACCCGATGCACATGCATCTGACGATGTTTCAGGTTCTTGATCGGCAGGCGTTTCAGATTGTTGGCGATGACGTTGTGCCGGTGGGCGTCCCGGCGCCACCGCCCGCGAATGAAGTTGGCTGGAAGGACACGGTTCGCGTGAATCCGTTCGAGATCACGCGCGTCATTGCGAAGTTCGAGGACTACACGGGGCTTTTCCCCTATCACTGCCACATTCTCGAGCACGAGGATCACGAGATGATGCGGCAGTTCATGGCGGTATGCCGAAAGGGTGACACGAACCAGGACACGCGCGTTGACGGCGATGACATTCGGCTGTTCGTGAACACCCTGCTGACGGGTGGAACCCCTGGGACGGCTGCATTCTGTGCAACGGACATGGATGACGACGGCCAACTCGAACAATCAGAGGACATTGCGTTGTTTGTCGATTGCCTTATTGGCGGTCCGTGTCCGTGA
- the ffh gene encoding signal recognition particle protein, translating to MFDALTDRFHDVFRKLRGRGKITEENVREVMRDVRTALLEADVHLDVVKRFVNDVTQQAIGAEIIKTLQPEQVMVKIVHDELIQLMGPIDSRIPWVTPGPTIILMAGLQGSGKTTTCGKLAKYCLAKGKKPMLVAADLKRPAAIDQLQVLGEQLGVEVHTERDHQNPVKVCRNGVMAAQRKLLDVVILDTAGRLSIDEELMQEVANVASAVSPHQIYLVLDAMTGQDAVTTARHFNERLELDGVIMTKFDSDTRGGAILSVKSIVQKPIKFIGVGEKLDRLEEFHPDRMASRILGMGDVVSLVEQAQQQVTAEDAAKLEAKMQKGTLTLDDFIGQMDKVMSGRSMKDMLKMIPGVGKLMRDADMNIDEGEIVRMKAIVQSMTPREKANPKLIDASRRRRIARGSGTDPEDVSGLCKQFLQARDMMKHMAGMSMMDRMRFGSQFAQLSMAGGKMPTVKSTSAPKYKPNKKDKRKDRKRKSR from the coding sequence ATGTTCGACGCCCTGACAGATCGCTTTCACGACGTATTCCGTAAGCTCCGCGGCCGAGGAAAGATCACCGAGGAAAACGTAAGAGAAGTAATGCGCGATGTTCGCACGGCGCTGCTTGAAGCCGACGTTCACCTCGACGTGGTCAAGCGCTTCGTCAACGACGTCACCCAGCAGGCTATCGGCGCCGAGATCATCAAGACACTCCAGCCCGAACAGGTCATGGTCAAAATCGTCCATGACGAATTGATCCAGTTGATGGGACCGATTGATTCGCGCATCCCCTGGGTCACGCCCGGGCCCACAATCATTCTCATGGCTGGTCTCCAGGGTTCCGGCAAAACGACCACCTGCGGCAAACTCGCAAAGTATTGTCTTGCCAAGGGAAAGAAACCGATGCTCGTCGCCGCCGACTTGAAGCGCCCGGCGGCCATCGATCAGTTGCAAGTACTCGGCGAACAGCTCGGCGTCGAAGTCCACACCGAACGAGATCATCAGAACCCCGTGAAAGTCTGCCGAAACGGCGTCATGGCGGCTCAGCGAAAGCTGCTTGACGTTGTCATCCTCGATACGGCCGGACGACTCTCAATCGACGAAGAACTCATGCAGGAAGTCGCCAATGTCGCATCGGCCGTCTCGCCACACCAGATCTACCTGGTGCTCGACGCAATGACCGGCCAGGATGCCGTCACGACCGCCAGACACTTCAACGAGCGCCTCGAGTTGGACGGCGTCATCATGACCAAGTTCGACTCCGACACGCGCGGCGGCGCGATCCTGTCCGTAAAAAGCATCGTTCAGAAACCGATCAAGTTCATCGGTGTCGGCGAGAAGCTGGATCGGCTCGAAGAGTTCCATCCCGACCGCATGGCGAGCCGAATCCTCGGCATGGGCGACGTCGTCTCACTCGTCGAGCAGGCCCAGCAGCAGGTAACCGCCGAAGACGCCGCAAAGCTCGAAGCAAAAATGCAAAAGGGCACGCTCACGCTCGACGACTTCATCGGCCAGATGGACAAAGTGATGAGCGGCCGCTCGATGAAGGACATGCTGAAAATGATCCCCGGCGTCGGCAAACTCATGCGCGACGCGGATATGAACATCGACGAAGGCGAAATCGTTCGCATGAAAGCGATCGTCCAATCGATGACCCCGCGCGAAAAAGCGAATCCCAAGCTGATCGACGCATCGCGAAGGCGGCGAATCGCCCGCGGCAGCGGAACCGATCCGGAGGATGTGAGCGGCCTGTGCAAACAGTTTCTCCAGGCGCGCGACATGATGAAACACATGGCAGGCATGTCAATGATGGACCGCATGCGCTTCGGCTCACAGTTTGCCCAGTTGTCGATGGCCGGCGGCAAGATGCCGACGGTCAAATCAACGAGCGCCCCAAAGTACAAGCCAAACAAAAAGGACAAGCGCAAAGACCGCAAGCGGAAAAGCCGCTGA
- a CDS encoding dihydroorotate dehydrogenase electron transfer subunit: MSRHLARRRIELTCARGTSLRVSFTQAAAFTNIPCMSPTASGIFQAQVLGNRVVCREHFEITLAVEGFPAAAPGQFIQVLCHEPDAFCTSIEDFDAMRWNTDACPERPMLRRPFSIGGLRSTGSFTEIDIMGRVVGVGTAWLAGLRRGEKVDLLGPLGGSFVAPSAGETAVLVAGGIGLPPIRWLGEVLASDGVPCLAIVGAQSKALLPLRVTHSPKNPGEFEQIADEFSRMGIPGLITTDDGSFGLKGRVTDALGASLDRLSGTAGGAFCVYACGPEPMLKAVSVLCDERGVSCQVAMERVMGCGVGTCQSCVVPVKDAGAQDGWRYALCCREGPVFDSRVVIW; this comes from the coding sequence TTGAGCAGGCATCTCGCTCGTCGGCGTATTGAGCTGACCTGTGCGCGCGGTACGTCGCTTCGGGTCTCATTCACACAGGCGGCGGCGTTCACTAACATTCCCTGCATGTCGCCGACCGCATCGGGCATTTTTCAAGCGCAGGTTCTGGGCAATCGGGTTGTTTGCCGCGAGCATTTTGAAATTACTCTGGCTGTTGAAGGATTTCCGGCGGCAGCGCCGGGGCAGTTCATTCAGGTACTCTGTCACGAGCCGGACGCATTCTGCACATCGATCGAAGATTTCGACGCGATGAGGTGGAACACGGACGCGTGTCCGGAGCGGCCGATGCTTCGTCGCCCGTTCAGCATTGGCGGGCTTCGATCGACGGGTTCATTCACCGAGATCGATATCATGGGTCGCGTGGTTGGCGTCGGCACGGCCTGGCTGGCGGGGCTGAGGCGAGGCGAGAAAGTTGATCTTCTCGGCCCGCTGGGCGGCTCGTTTGTCGCGCCAAGCGCCGGCGAGACGGCCGTGCTGGTTGCCGGCGGCATCGGACTTCCGCCGATTCGATGGCTGGGTGAGGTGCTCGCATCGGATGGTGTTCCCTGCCTTGCGATCGTGGGCGCGCAATCGAAGGCGTTGCTGCCGCTGCGCGTCACTCATTCACCGAAGAATCCCGGGGAGTTTGAGCAGATCGCCGATGAATTTTCCCGGATGGGCATTCCCGGACTGATCACGACGGATGACGGGAGTTTCGGTCTGAAGGGCCGGGTGACGGATGCGCTGGGTGCTTCGCTTGATCGGTTGAGCGGGACGGCGGGCGGCGCGTTTTGCGTTTATGCGTGCGGACCGGAGCCGATGCTGAAGGCGGTGAGTGTTCTGTGTGATGAGCGCGGGGTGTCTTGCCAGGTTGCGATGGAACGCGTGATGGGCTGTGGTGTGGGGACGTGTCAGTCGTGTGTCGTTCCGGTGAAGGATGCAGGCGCACAGGACGGCTGGCGATATGCGCTTTGTTGTCGCGAAGGCCCCGTCTTTGATTCGCGCGTGGTGATCTGGTAG
- a CDS encoding DUF2029 domain-containing protein produces the protein MIRLTSRMNQNHQGDSSAPAGKQPPPAIQRVDRAARLRVRIIRILAVLFACYCVGDAISFLRAWDKRKPTLKRFLPYAAEIGSDDRLYQKHPDYIYPPFFLTILKPLAHVPAPVAALIWQTIKYGCIIAAFSLSWRMFRVHGPRFDWVRIVSVIVAARFIHSDLRHGNINLFIAAMIIGAGVLLVRRQRFLCGLLIALAACIKVTPGLWALYLLYKRDVRALAGCWVGALLALVVVPGAIIGFERNHALLMQWRSHVIDSFVEKGTIDSDGMNQSLSAVMNRWLGHSEVPGKDRVAILQCGDSAIRLAYRGAALGLLALTFWIARAGPGSPYDQTVLDWALLAPVSLALSGLTWTGHFCLLIPGIVGAFAWIERSRGEGRRDPTTIALAAAAAAMFILTTDILTETGREWTSRMGAPLIGAMILYAALARLRRSRSITDTDRQ, from the coding sequence GTGATTAGACTCACCAGCAGGATGAATCAGAATCATCAGGGTGATTCCAGCGCGCCGGCCGGTAAACAACCGCCGCCGGCCATTCAGCGAGTTGACCGTGCCGCCCGATTGCGCGTGCGGATCATCCGGATTCTCGCCGTCCTGTTCGCCTGCTACTGCGTTGGAGATGCCATCTCCTTCCTGCGAGCATGGGACAAACGCAAGCCGACATTGAAGCGCTTCCTGCCCTATGCCGCCGAAATCGGCTCGGATGACAGGCTCTATCAGAAACACCCGGACTACATCTATCCGCCGTTCTTTCTCACGATCCTAAAGCCGCTTGCACACGTGCCTGCGCCGGTCGCGGCGCTGATATGGCAGACCATCAAGTACGGCTGCATCATCGCGGCCTTCAGCCTGTCCTGGCGAATGTTCCGGGTGCATGGGCCGCGGTTCGATTGGGTGAGGATCGTCAGTGTCATAGTTGCGGCACGGTTCATTCATTCCGACCTGCGTCACGGAAACATCAACCTGTTCATCGCCGCCATGATCATCGGCGCCGGCGTGCTCCTCGTGCGACGACAGCGTTTTCTTTGCGGCCTGCTGATCGCGCTGGCGGCCTGTATCAAGGTCACGCCCGGGCTGTGGGCACTGTACCTCCTCTACAAGCGCGACGTCCGGGCCCTGGCGGGCTGCTGGGTCGGCGCGCTGCTCGCGCTCGTGGTTGTCCCCGGCGCGATCATCGGCTTCGAACGCAATCACGCACTGCTCATGCAGTGGCGGTCACATGTCATAGATTCATTTGTCGAAAAGGGAACGATCGATTCGGACGGCATGAACCAGTCCCTCTCCGCGGTGATGAATCGCTGGCTGGGACACTCCGAAGTCCCCGGCAAGGACCGCGTGGCGATCCTTCAATGCGGAGATTCCGCGATTCGCTTGGCCTATCGCGGCGCAGCGCTCGGGCTGCTGGCGCTCACGTTCTGGATTGCTCGCGCCGGACCAGGATCACCGTATGATCAGACCGTGCTGGACTGGGCACTCCTCGCGCCCGTATCCCTCGCCCTGTCAGGTTTGACCTGGACAGGGCATTTCTGCCTCTTGATCCCGGGAATCGTCGGTGCGTTCGCATGGATCGAAAGATCCCGCGGAGAAGGACGCCGGGATCCGACCACGATAGCGCTGGCGGCCGCGGCGGCTGCCATGTTCATTCTCACAACAGACATCCTGACCGAAACCGGCCGGGAATGGACATCCCGGATGGGCGCGCCGCTGATCGGAGCAATGATCCTCTACGCGGCGCTCGCCCGCCTGCGGCGAAGTCGCTCGATCACGGACACGGACCGCCAATAA
- a CDS encoding HAD hydrolase-like protein, with translation MNNARAILFDLDGTLIDSLPDINDALNRALLDAGLSRAKERDVRAWIGDGIETLCRRALIAQTAEHRLNDVLTHMSAAYEAAPANRTTCFRNILEMLDLTISKNLLTAVLTNKPHALAVRILDAMLLSSRLRAVRGYVCESDKKPSPTHALSIARELSVEPSQCVIVGDSPVDIQTARNAQMRAIAVSWGYRDRDELIAARPDALIDDPSELIELLEQVP, from the coding sequence ATGAACAACGCGCGCGCGATACTCTTTGATCTCGATGGAACACTCATCGACTCGCTCCCGGACATCAACGACGCGCTCAATCGCGCGCTGCTCGACGCAGGATTGTCCCGCGCCAAAGAGCGCGATGTTCGCGCGTGGATCGGCGACGGAATCGAGACGCTCTGCCGACGCGCGCTGATCGCTCAGACGGCGGAGCATCGGCTCAACGACGTGCTCACACACATGAGCGCCGCCTACGAGGCCGCGCCGGCCAATCGCACCACGTGCTTCCGTAACATATTAGAAATGCTTGATTTAACGATTTCAAAAAACCTCTTGACAGCCGTCCTGACCAACAAGCCGCACGCGCTGGCGGTCCGGATACTCGATGCGATGTTGCTCTCCTCGCGATTGCGCGCCGTGCGAGGATACGTCTGTGAGTCCGACAAAAAACCGTCGCCCACGCACGCCTTGTCGATCGCGCGCGAGCTGTCTGTCGAGCCGTCGCAGTGCGTCATCGTCGGCGACTCGCCCGTCGACATTCAGACCGCGCGCAACGCCCAAATGCGCGCGATCGCGGTCAGTTGGGGATACCGTGATCGTGATGAATTGATTGCCGCGCGACCCGACGCGCTGATCGATGACCCGTCCGAACTGATCGAATTATTGGAACAGGTCCCGTAA